In Bacillota bacterium, the genomic window ATATGCTTCTTTGGAATCTGTATTTACAATCCAGTATTCTTTTACTCCTGTCAACATATATAAGTTTAATTTCTTGATTAAATCCTTAACCTTTGTCGATTCGGAGAGCACTTCCACAACAAGGGTGGGTATACCTTTGTACCTGCCCTTTTCGTCAATATTTTCTTTATCACAGATAACCAGGATATCCGGCTGTACCACATTAATATTGTCCTTTGATTTATATAAGGTAACATCAAAAGGAGCGCTTAAAGGTTCGCATTCTTTACCTCTAAACCAATTTGCAAAAGCAGTAAGAATCTCCTTTACTGCCTTTTGATGTGCGTAAAAAGGTG contains:
- a CDS encoding Uma2 family endonuclease: PFYAHQKAVKEILTAFANWFRGKECEPLSAPFDVTLYKSKDNINVVQPDILVICDKENIDEKGRYKGIPTLVVEVLSESTKVKDLIKKLNLYMLTGVKEYWIVNTDSKEAYVYGFNDGDIETMRGYKGSDRVESAVFKGLGIELEEIFA